From one Triticum urartu cultivar G1812 chromosome 3, Tu2.1, whole genome shotgun sequence genomic stretch:
- the LOC125548819 gene encoding WRKY transcription factor WRKY51-like: protein MGDVLRAHDAAATAADDEAGVWPGELDEQLIRELLSDDSLLGSMAPPDDGSERPYRSCGTGGAPAAAPCNEPLPLASASSMALCSSYSGPTIRDIEKALWSRPYTSTQRYGSLYFRRYGAPGTAPERKHTTKVRSCGGGKTPMDGYRWRKYGQKFIKNNPHPRSYYKCTSARCSAKKHVEKSTEDPEMLIVTYEGSHLHGPQTTTLRRLQPPDAAADLPGAAGDAVAGAGIGCSVRPSHGTSSGDDARREGNEPLQGRHEGRRAHGAVQRVTPADSSASSLLHFAAAVDATVLSSSSLDSPWSLEALLPVERI from the exons ATGGGAGATGTGCTGAGGGCTCACGacgccgcagccaccgccgccgacgacgagGCTGGCGTTTGGCCCGGCGAGCTCGACGAGCAGCTCATACGGGAGCTCCTCAGCGATGACAGCCTCCTCGGCTCCATGGCCCCGCCTGACGACGGCTCGGAGCGCCCCTACCGCTCGTGCGGCACgggaggcgccccagccgccGCGCCGTGCAACGAGCCGTTGCCTCTGGCTTCGGCGTCGAGCATGGCGCTGTGCTCGTCGTACTCCGGCCCTACGATCAGGGACATCGAGAAGGCGCTGTGGTCTCGGCCGTACACCTCCACCCAGCGCTACGGCTCGCTGTACTT CCGCAGGTACGGAGCGCCGGGCACGGCGCCGGAGCGCAAGCACACGACCAAGGTGAGGAGCTGCGGCGGCGGCAAGACGCCGATGGACGGGTACAGGTGGAGGAAGTACGGGCAGAAGTTCATCAAGAACAACCCTCATCCCAG GAGCTACTACAAGTGCACCAGCGCACGGTGCAGCGCCAAGAAGCACGTCGAGAAGTCCACCGAAGACCCGGAGATGCTCATCGTCACCTACGAGGGGTCGCACCTCCACGGCCCGCAGACGACGACACTCCGGCGCCTCCAGCCCCCGGACGCCGCCGCGGACCTACCCGGCGCGGCGGGCGACGCCGTCGCCGGCGCGGGGATCGGCTGCAGCGTACGGCCATCACATGGAACGTCGTCCGGCGACGATGCGCGACGAGAAGGCAACGAGCCGCTGCAGGGTCGTCACGAGGGACGACGCGCCCATGGCGCCGTGCAGCGTGTGACGCCGGCGGACTCCTCGGCCTCTTCCCTGCTGCATTTTGCTGCTGCCGTTGACGCAACCGTGCTTTCTTCTTCTAGCCTGGACTCACCATGGTCCCTGGAAGCTCTACTTCCCGTAGAGAGGATCTAA